Below is a genomic region from Sinobacterium norvegicum.
ACGCTCACAGCCCTGGTCGTTTTCAGCCTCTGATGGCGATATACCTTACCGACATCACCTCACCTGAGGTGATTATCGAGGCCAAAAACAGTGGCATTGTATTTGGCGCCAAACTTTACCCCGCTGGCGCCACCACAGGTTCTGCCTCCGGCGTCACCGCTATTGAAAAAATCTTCCCCGCGTTGGCCGCCATGGAAGAGTGTGGCTTGCCCCTGTTGATTCACGGCGAAGTCACTCACGATGAGGTTGATATCTTTGACCGTGAGAAACGCTTCTTAGATACTCATTTGCTGACAATTACCAATAAGTTCCCTGCTCTGCGTATGGTGGTTGAACACATTACCACCAAGGATGCCGCTGACTTCGTCATTGCCAGTGGCGACAATGTGGCCGCAACGATTACGCCGCAGCATTTGCTGTACAACCGCAACCACATGCTGGTCGGCGGTATCAAACCACACTTCTACTGCCTGCCCATATTAAAGCGCAACACCCATCAAACAGCCCTGATCGAAGCCGCCATCAGTGGCAATACCAGTTTCTTCTTAGGTACTGACTCTGCGCCTCACACCACGGCCAATAAAGAGAACAGCTGTGGCTGTGCCGGCTGCTACTCCGCCTTCGCCGGTTTAGAACTCTATGCTGAAGCCTTCGACGCAGCAGGCGCCATCGACAAGCTGGAAGGTTTTGCCAGTCACCACGGCCCAGATTTTTACCGCCTTCCTCGCAATACTGATAAGGTTAAGCTGATTAAGTCGAGCTGGACCGTCGCCAACCAGTTGCCACTCG
It encodes:
- the pyrC gene encoding dihydroorotase, whose translation is MTELIITRPDDWHLHLRDDQSLSTTVADTARIFARAIVMPNLSPPITTMQMAVDYKSRIDAHSPGRFQPLMAIYLTDITSPEVIIEAKNSGIVFGAKLYPAGATTGSASGVTAIEKIFPALAAMEECGLPLLIHGEVTHDEVDIFDREKRFLDTHLLTITNKFPALRMVVEHITTKDAADFVIASGDNVAATITPQHLLYNRNHMLVGGIKPHFYCLPILKRNTHQTALIEAAISGNTSFFLGTDSAPHTTANKENSCGCAGCYSAFAGLELYAEAFDAAGAIDKLEGFASHHGPDFYRLPRNTDKVKLIKSSWTVANQLPLGNELLTPLKAGEEIQWQAELLD